The DNA window ATGCAGCAAGTACCGGAATCAGGCTCATGATAGCCAGGGCAACCTCAATTGTAGAGGGTAAAACAGATGCAGATGCTGTTTTTATAGCCACTTGTTTCAGATGTGCAGAAGGTGCCCTCGTAAGAAATGAGGTAAGAAGATTCATCCAGAACAACACCAACCTCCCAGTTGTTACCTACTCATTTACAGAACGTACCAAGGCAGATGAACTATTTATACGAATGGAAGCTCTCTCCACCATTGTTGCAAGGAAAAGTCTTCTTGCACGTGAAAAACAGGAAGGACTCACGTTGGGTATAGATTCTGGTTCATCAACAACTAAAGCAGTTCTAATGGAGAACAACAAAGTAATAGGCACTGGATGGTTACCAACAGCAGATGTGCTTGAAACTGCCAACATAGCCACGAATCAGGCGTTGGAAGGTCTTGATTACAAGTTGGATGATATTGAAGGTATTGGTGTAACAGGTTATGGAAGGCTTAGAATAGGACATCAGTTGAATGCGCAGCTCATACAGGAAGAGTTAAGTGTCAATTCAAAGGGTGCTGTTTATCTTGCTGGTAAGCAGAAGGGTGAAGCCACTGTTTTGGATATTGGTGGAATGGATAACAAGGTTATCACAGTCAACGATGGAATTCCAGACAACTTTACCATGGGTGGAATATGTGCCGGTGCATCTGGAAGGTTCCTTGAAATGACATCCAGAAGGTTAGGTGTTGATATAAGTGAGTTAGGTCCGCTTGCACTCAAGGGAAATTATAAAAATGCTGCTTTAAACAGTTACTGTATTGTTTTCGGAATACAGGATCTTGTAACTTCCCTTGCAGCCGGAGGATCCAAGGAAGATGTAGCTGCAGCAGCCTGTTACTCTGTAGCTGAACAGGTTTATGAACAGCAGCTCCAAGAAATTGATTTAAGGGAACCCCTGATTCAAGTGGGGGGAACATCGCTGATTGGAGGTCTTGTGGAGGCTGTAAGTACAGTTCTTGGAGGAATTGAAGTTATTGTACCAGAATATTCCCAGTACATAGGGGCAGTTGGATCGGCACTCTTGGTATCTGGATTGGGAGTCAAGAAATGAAGGTGGAATGCTACGATCAAAACGGTGCTGAAGTATACGAAATGATTGTAAAACACATACTTCAGGAGGTACAAGTATCCCGTTCAATTGGAGACATGAGGGTTTACGTGGATCCAAGGGAACCCCTGTTTATCATTGTGGTTAAACTTGAAAATGCATCCCCTCCAATTCTCATAGAAGACATGGCAGAACTTGAGTACAACAAGTCAGGCAACGAAATGTTCATTAAGATCATCGATGAAAACTACCTACCTGATCTTCTAAAAAAACTATGGGAAACTGAAGGAAGAAATAAGGTACACCAACCCAACAGATTCGAGGTTATTGTGGACGATCCTAAAACAGAAATCCCTGGAATGATTGTCCTGGACCCCCGGGACGATCTTAAAGAGAAGATCTACGATGCAATCTTTAGAATAATACCTGAAGGATTCAGGGTCATAGATCACAGATCAGAAGGAAATATAATTGCATTAACATGTACCGATGAAATGATGAAGGATGAATGGATTAAAAAAACTGAGGAAATTGTAGCGGAGGTTAAAAATGAATGAATCAAGATTTGCACACATAACTAAGGTACATCCCTGCTTCAACGAGAAAATGCATGATAAAGTAGGCAGAATACATGTGCCCATCGCTCCAAAATGTAACATTCAATGTAATTTTTGTACCAGAGAAATAAACAAATGCGAACAAAGACCTGGAGTAGCGTCAAGAGTAATGACAGTAGATCAGGCAGTGGAACACGTAAGAAAGGTTACAACAGAAATGCCAATAGCAGTTGTTGGTGTAGCAGGACCTGGAGATGCATTATTTAATGAGGAAACCTTTGAATTTTTCAAGAGGATGGATGAAGAGTTCCCAGATCTCATCAAGTGTATGAGTACAAACGGACTGTTACTACCTGAAAAGGCAGATGAAATAGCAGCCCTTCACATAAACACAGTAACAGTCACTGTAAATGCCATAGATCCAGAGATAGGTACTCAAATATATTCAAATGTTTACTTCGACAAGAAGCTTTACAAGGGAGAAGAAGGCTTCAACGTACTCGTCAAAAACCAGCTGGAAGGAATAAAAAAACTTGCAGAAAATGGAGTTGTTGTTAAGGTCAACTCAGTACTAATACCTGGAGTAAATGATAAACACATCCTAGACATTGCAAGAAAGGTTAAAGAACAAGGTGCATCACTCATGAATGTGATCCCATTAATCCCAATGCACAAATTTAAGGACACACCAAAACCTGACTGCGCAGCATTAAGTGAGGTTAGGGATGCTGTTGAGGAAATAATTCCTGTTTTCAGAGCATGTACACAATGCAGAGCAGATGCATATGGAGTACCTGGTAAAGAGGACAAACACCTTGACATGACTCCAGCAAGCCACTTTTAGATGGTTGGAAATGATAAAAAAAAGGATATCATATCCAATTTAAATATTTTTTTTTTAAACCCCACTATTTTTTTTAAAGAAATAAACTAATTAGTCTTACAATGGATGTGACGAATTTGAAAACAATGTACTGGAAAGATAACAAGCTATTTTTAATAGATCAAACACTACTGCCTGACCAAATTGTTTACCATGAATGTGAAAACTATCATGATGTGATAGATGCCATAAAAACAATGAAAGTGCGTGGTGCTCCTGCAATAGGTGTTTCAGCAGCTTTTGCAATGGCACTAGCCGAACTTGCAGGTGAAAACATGGAAACAGCAGCCAAAGAAATAAAAGCAGCTAGACCAACCGCTGTGAATCTGTTTTGGGCTGTTGACAGAGTTTTAAATGCAGACTCCGCCCTTGATGAAGCAATGCTCATGTACGATGAGGATGTTGAAACCAACAGAAAAATTGGAAAATACGGAGCTTCAATAATCGATGATGGAGACACACTACTAACACACTGCAATGCCGGTGCACTGGCATGTGTAGATTATGGGACAGCACTGGGAGTTTTCAGAGCAGCAAAGGAAGAAGGAAAAAATATCAATGTAATTTGTGATGAAACCCGACCCCTATGTCAAGGTGCACGTTTAAGTGTTTTTGAGATGCAACAGGAAAGCATCCCAGTTAGACTGGCAGTTGACAGTGCAGCAGGACATCTTATGCAGAAGGGAATGATAGACAAAGTAGTTATCGGAGCCGACAGAATTGCTAAAGGTGGAGTTGCAAACAAAATTGGGTCTTTGATGGTTGCTTTAGCTGCTAAAAGATTTGATGTACCATTCTACGTTGCAGCACCTAAAAGCACGTTTGACATGGAAAATTCAATCTTTGATGTTGAAATAGAAGAGAGGGATCCAGAAGAAGTTATCTACTTTGGAAGTACAAGGGTGGCTCCAGAAGGAACTGAAGTTGAAAATCCAGCATTTGACATAGTACCCTCAGATCTTATAACTGGAATAATAACTGAAGAAGGAATTTTAAAACCCTTCTAATCTATTTTAGCATCCACAGCCATGTGCCAAACACCAGGACTTCTTGATTTAACTTTTCTCACATTCAATATTTCAACGTTCCTGGGCTTGGCTGTTTCAACTATTCTTTCAACAGGAACTTTGTAATCCGAAGCAAATTCATAGTAGTGCAGAACACCACCACTTTTAAGGGAATTAATTGCAGTAGAAAGGAAATCACACGCAGTTCCAGGCAAATTCATTATTATCCTATCTGCAGATAAATTTAAATCATTTAGAACAGTTTTAACATCACCTAAAATGGGAATTATTTCTCCCTTCAACTTGTTAATCTCAATATTTCTTTTGATATAATGATGGGCTGCAGGGTTAATGTCCACAGCGTATATCTTCACATCATGATCCTTGGCAATGGTTACTGGAAAAGGACCCACTCCAGCAAACATGTCAATGATGAGTTCCCCGTCCTCAACCTGTTCTGCTACTCTTCTTCTTTCGGTAGCAAGTCTGGGGCTGAAGTAAACCCTTCGAACATCCAGCATGATTCTAGAACCGAACTCTTTGTGAACAGTCTCTGAAACATCCTCTCCAGCAATATGTTCCAGTTCCCTGGTCCTGATCACTCCCTTTATCTCGCTGGTTTTACGGTAGATTGCCTTTCTTTTGGTAAACTTCAAAGCAGCTTCTCCAATCAGAAATCTTTCTGCTTCAAATTCATCAGGAATCTCCAGTACAACAACATCACCCATGATGTCAAATGAATTCTTAATTTCATCCACTTTATCGGCTTCAACAGTATTTTTCAGGTAGTCCTTGAAGCTCTTGGGATGTTTTTTATGGATCTTGAAGTCAGTATCAACAACTTCAATTTCAAATCCATCCAGCTCTTTAATTAAATCCTCACTTGGAACTTTGTTGATTGGAATGTAAACATGCTCATCTGATGTTTTAATTTTCCAGCCCAGATCAATTAAAGAATTTTTAAGCAACGTCCTTCGAATTTCATCCGCATTATTTTTAGAAACCTTTAAACCCAACATTTATTTCCTCGTAAAAAAATTCGTTAATTTATAATCAGTAATCTTAATATTAATAGATATGATTATTTAATTTGTTAATTAGAGTTAAAAACTAACACTCATCAATTACCAGAATAAAAAGAAAAAGGTGATACAACAATGATTTACTTCATAGGGCTTGGACTCTACCATGAAACTGATATTTCCCTGAAGGGGCTTATAGCCCTTAAACAGGTTGATCATATTTACGCAGAATTTTACACGGCTAAGTTGTTTGGAGGAAACATAAAAAACTTAGAAGAACTTGTGGGACAAGAAATACAAGTCTTAACAAGGGAAGAAGTTGAAGAGGGAAACATACCAATTCAAAAGGCAGAAGTTGACGATGTGGCATTTCTCATAGCGGGAGATCCTTTAATTGCCACCACCCATTCAGAAATGTTAATTCAAGCCAGAAAAATGGGAATTAAAACCAATGTAATCCACGCTTCTTCCATACTCTCAGCAGCTCCGGGCATAGCAGGTCTGCAGGCTTACAAATTTGGAAAGGTCACTACAGTACCATTCACAGAGAAAAATTACTTCCCACATTCACCTTATATGGCAATTAAAGCCAACATGGAATCAAATCTTCATACACTTGTGCTTTTAGACATACGTGCCCATGAAGATCGGTACATGACAGCAAATCAAGCACTCGAATATTTGCTTCAAGTAGAATCCATAAAGAACGAGAATGTGACCACCGAAGATTCTGTTGCTGTGGTTGTTGCAAGGGCAGGTTCTGATGAACCAGTTGTGAAGGCAGATAAAATTAAAAATTTGATCAATCAAGACTTTGGAGGACCATTACACTGCCTGATGATACCTGCAGATCTCCATTTTATGGAAGCTGAAGCTTTAGTCGAACTTGCAGATGCTCCGAAAGAATTGTTTGAAGATATTGATTAGGGAATGATGATGTGTGCACTAAACCTTTCTTAAAGTGGGCTGGCGGTAAAAGTCAGTTGCTCCCAGAGTTCAACCAGAGACTTCCCAACCACATTATTGAAAACAAAACCATCGAAACCTATGTTGAACCCTTCGTAGGTGGTGGTGCCATGTTTTTCAACCTGAAAAAAAATTATAAATTAAAGGAATCAGTGCTGTCCGATATAAACAGGGAACTTGTCATGGCCTATCAAGTGATAAAAAACGACTATGAAGAGCTTATAGACCTGCTCAAAAACCTAGAGGAACATCACCTGAACTTGGATGAAGATGGTAGAAAAGAAAACTACTACTACATGAGAAAGGAATACAACAGCAGATTTATGGATATGGACTTTTTAAACTACAACGAAAGTTGGGTTGAGAGAACTTCCTACCTAATTTTTATGAATAAGACATGTTTCAATGGATTGTACAGGCAAAACAAACAGGGAGGATATAACGTACCATTTGGACGCTACAAAAATCCCACGATATGTGATTCAGAAAATATAAGGCTGGTGAATAAGGCCCTTAAAAATACAGAAATCCTCTGTGTTGATTTCACAGAAACTGGAAAGTATGTGCATGAAAACACTTTCGTCTATCTAGATCCTCCATACAGACCACTTAACAGAACCTCCAACTTCACAAGTTACAGTAAGGAAGGTTTTAATGACATTGATCAAATTAAATTGGCATCATTTTACAGTGAAATGAACGATTTAGGGGCTTGTCTCATGCTCAGTAATTCTGATCCCAAAAATTATGATGCTGAAGATGAATTTTTTGATGAACTTTACAAGGACTTCAAAATAGAACGTGTCGCTGCCAAGAGAAACATAAACAGCAATGCATCTGGAAGGGGCCTAATAAACGAGCTGATCATCACCAATTATTAAATTTTTTTTTGGACTTGAAATATATGTTGTATAAAAAAAAAGAATATTATTTTTCCTCGGTTTTAGCCGTTGTAACCTTGGTTTTAATGGATGTGTCTTGAGGGTTGCTGACTTCTTTATCTAAGAATTCGCATTTTTCAACGCTTGGCAGTGGGATGAAAACGTATTTTTTCCCTCCCTCTGTTGATCCATAACTTATTTCTATCAATCCCCGTAGTTCATCAATTTCGATGGATTCAACACCGAATTCTCCTTTTTTGAAGTTGTGAACATCGCCGCTTGTAGTTGTAATCTCAATTTTTTCAATCATTTTGGATCACTTCCTTTATAATAATTTGATGTTCATAGGACTAATAACTTGGTGAAGAATTTCCAGTTTTTACAAGACAATTTAAACTTTTTAAATTGGTAAAGCTATATTAATATTTGAAATAATATTGAAATTTGGTTTATGGTGATGAATAATAGGAACTTGAGGAATTAGTTTCTATTTTAAAAGGGAGGATTAGTCAATGGATTATATGATTGAGGCCATTGATCTCACCAAGAAATTTGATGATCTCACTGCAGTGGATGGGCTCAACATCAAAATTCGAAAAGGAGAGGTTTTTGGTTTTTTAGGACCAAATGGTGCGGGTAAAACAACATCCATTAGAATGATGGTGGGATTGCTTAAACCAACCAGTGGAACCATACTGATAGATGGTACTGATATTAAACAGATTGAAAAGGGTAAAATTGGCATATGTCCTCAGGAGTTAATGTTATGGGAACATTTAACATGCAAGGAAAGTTTAAGTCTCATGGCAGACATGTTCGAAGTTCCAAAGGATGTTAAAGACCAGAGGATCCATGAGCTTTTAAAGGATCTTTTCCTTACAGACAAGGCAAACACCGTTGTTTCAAACCTTTCAGGAGGAATGAAAAGGAGGTTGAACTTGGCCCTTTCTGTTGTGCATGAACCTGATGTTGTGGTGTTAGATGAACCATCTGAAGGTTTGGATCCCCAATCAAGACGTGTACTTTGGAATTACATACGTTCCATGCGTGATGTTCAGGGAAAAACTGTCATCCTCACCACACATTTGATGGATGAGGCAGACAGTTTAAGTGACAGGATAGGAATAGTGGACCATGGTAAGCTCATAAGGTTGGATACCCCTGAAAACCTTAAGAAAGAAATTGGTGAAGGGGACATTGTAGATGTCAAACTGTCTGATCCGTCTAAAAATCTTGAACTCATAAAAGAATTCAAGGAAATTCAAGACATCATCTCAGTGGTTGAAACAGACGGAAGAATAAATATAAGGGCATTGGATGCGGTTTCAAAACTGCCACAGATCATGAAACTCGTTGAAAAATTAGATCTTAGGGTTGATGATCTGTCTGTACGACAAAATACACTTGAAGATGTATTTATTGACCTTACTGGAACAGGATTGAGGGAATAAAAATGAAATTTACAAGTATTGCAGTTAAGGACTTTAAAGAACTTATCAGAGACAAAAGGGGACTGTTTTTCATTTTACTATTTCCCATTTTCTTCATGATGATCTTTGGATTTGCATTTGGAGGTATGGGACAGGAAAACACACCCCATAACATCGCAATTGTTAACTACGATGAAGGAACCATAATACCAACTGGAGAAAACTTTAACTTTGGAAACAACCTCACAAATCTGATTAAAGAAACATCATATGACAACAGCGATGTTAAACTCTTCAACGTCACTGAAACCTCGGAAACCCAGGCAGATTCACTACTGAAACAGAGAACAATAGATGCTGAACTGATAATTCCAAGCAACTTCTCTGCTTCCATGGCATCACAAATTGCCAACAGCACAGGGTTAACAGCTAACATAAACAACACAGTATCCAGTCCAATAATTCGTGGTGATGAAGGTTACAGCAACTTTTTTGCATCTGAAAGTGCGCTGAGCACAGTAATAACAGGGTATCAAACTGGCACAGTAACTTATTACAAGAACCAAATCGCAGGAACACCAGGAGCAGAACCAGTTAAGTACGTGAACATCACTGTTCAAGGAATCAGTGGAACACAATCGTTTACTCAGTTCGATTTCCTAGCACCAGGTATGATGGTGTTTGCAATTTTACTACTGGCAACTACCATAGCAGCGATTTTAACCAGAGAAGTTGAGAGTGGAACACTTGAAAGGCTTAAAATGTCTAAGATGAGGTCATTTGATCTTCTATTTGGAGGTTTAATACCATGGTCTCTGGTTGCAGGTGCACAAGTTGTGATACTTTTGATCGTAGCCGTCCTCCTAGGACTTCACTGGCAGGGAGGTATTAATTCAGTTATTTTGGCCACCATAATCGGTATTATAGGTGGAGTAGCCTCAATTGCATTGGCAATGATTATAGCATCATTTGCTAAAAACGATAGACAAGCAGCGAATTTGGGAACCCTCATTGTGGTGCCAATAAGTTTCCTTGTAGGTGCATTTTTCCCACTACCTCAAGTGTTTATTTCGGTTTTAGGTCATTCATTCCAGGTATATGAATTAATACCATGGACACACACTTTAAATGCATTGAGGGGTGTTCTTTTGTACGGTGAAGGATTTAATGCTGTGGCCGTCCAAATAGAACTGAGCCTTGTACTCACCGTGATCTTGTTCATAATAGGAGTCTTTTTATACTCAAGAACACGTTTAAGAGCAGATAGTTAATTTATAAAAAAATAAAGGGATGATATGCAATGTCAGAAGAAAATGTTCACAGGCATCATGGTAAAACATCTAGGGATATCCTTGGTGCAGAAGAAATATTGGATGTAATCAATTTAAAATCTGGTGATAAATTTTTAGATGCAGGCTGTGGAGATGGTTACGTTTCCATAGAGGCATCAAAACTAGTTGGTTCCAATGGAAAAATATTTGCCTTGGATGTGTATCCTGAATCCATTGAGGGTGTTGCTAAGGAAGTCAAAGAGAAGGGCATTGAAAATTTAGAACCCATCCTTGCAGATGTAACAGATTCCATCCCCCTTGATGATGATTCTGTTGATGCTGTTTTAATGTCCAACGTCCTACATGGATTTGGAGATGAAGAACTTGAAACAGTACTCAAAAATATAAACAGAGTCATTAAAAAGGATGGAAAATTTGCTGTTGTAGAATTTAGAAAGGTACAAGGTGAAAGGGGACCACCATTTGATGTGAGGCTACATCCTTCAGATGTTTCCCAAATACTTTCAAAACATGGCTACAAAGTTGTAAAATCTCAAGAGATAGCAACGTTACATTACATAGTTGTGGGGCAAAAAACAGATTGAAGCCCTTCCTTTTTTTTTATTCTCTATTTTTTTTAGATTAAAAAAAGAAATATACAAAAAAATGTTTGAAAAAAAAAGATTTTTTAAAGAATTTTTAGTATCTACATCATGCATGAGTAGTCATGTTTTAGTAGAGCTGGGTGTAACTTGAAACAAAATCCGAATGATCCCTGTCAAGCAGCCTTAAAGCAGTCATGAGTTCTGGTGATGAACAGCTTCTCTCCTCAACCAAGTTTCTGAGGGTTCCATTTTTTATATGTTCTTGTATCTCTTTTAATGTAAATTCAATGGTATTCCTATTGTAATTTGTAAGTTCTTCGAGATCCATGTCGTAGAGTTTGTAAACATCTAAGTTGTACTGTTGTGTTGATGTTAAAAGGGTGTTTAACTCTGCGTAGTAATCAGCTGCAACATTGTCAAAGAAATCAACACCGAGGTAGGTTAAAAATGGCATGTAGGAGGGTTTAGCAAATGGGAAATAAATTCCTGTGTTGGGGTTGATGTATTCACGAAGTTTTGCAATGATTTCAACAAGATCCCTCGAGTTTTCAATTAATGACTCAGGATTCGCAATCATTAAGATAGAATTTCCTAATTTTTCCAGTTCTAAAGCACATTTAATTCTTAAATCAGAATATTTAGATCCGTGCACCACTCCAATTCCTGTTTCTTCGGAGTTCCTTGCATATTCCAGTGTACTATTAACTGACCATTCAGCAAGGGATTCTGGAACGTTGTATGGCATAGGTTCATCTTTTAATATTTTCAATGAATTGTCTGATTTAATTAGATTTGGAGTGTCCATTTTGATGTACTTTCCAAGTCTTGCTGGCCCATCATGCAGTT is part of the Methanobacterium lacus genome and encodes:
- a CDS encoding tRNA guanosine transglycosylase family protein; amino-acid sequence: MIEIKLHDGPARLGKYIKMDTPNLIKSDNSLKILKDEPMPYNVPESLAEWSVNSTLEYARNSEETGIGVVHGSKYSDLRIKCALELEKLGNSILMIANPESLIENSRDLVEIIAKLREYINPNTGIYFPFAKPSYMPFLTYLGVDFFDNVAADYYAELNTLLTSTQQYNLDVYKLYDMDLEELTNYNRNTIEFTLKEIQEHIKNGTLRNLVEERSCSSPELMTALRLLDRDHSDFVSSYTQLY
- a CDS encoding DNA adenine methylase, with translation MCTKPFLKWAGGKSQLLPEFNQRLPNHIIENKTIETYVEPFVGGGAMFFNLKKNYKLKESVLSDINRELVMAYQVIKNDYEELIDLLKNLEEHHLNLDEDGRKENYYYMRKEYNSRFMDMDFLNYNESWVERTSYLIFMNKTCFNGLYRQNKQGGYNVPFGRYKNPTICDSENIRLVNKALKNTEILCVDFTETGKYVHENTFVYLDPPYRPLNRTSNFTSYSKEGFNDIDQIKLASFYSEMNDLGACLMLSNSDPKNYDAEDEFFDELYKDFKIERVAAKRNINSNASGRGLINELIITNY
- a CDS encoding class I SAM-dependent methyltransferase, yielding MLGLKVSKNNADEIRRTLLKNSLIDLGWKIKTSDEHVYIPINKVPSEDLIKELDGFEIEVVDTDFKIHKKHPKSFKDYLKNTVEADKVDEIKNSFDIMGDVVVLEIPDEFEAERFLIGEAALKFTKRKAIYRKTSEIKGVIRTRELEHIAGEDVSETVHKEFGSRIMLDVRRVYFSPRLATERRRVAEQVEDGELIIDMFAGVGPFPVTIAKDHDVKIYAVDINPAAHHYIKRNIEINKLKGEIIPILGDVKTVLNDLNLSADRIIMNLPGTACDFLSTAINSLKSGGVLHYYEFASDYKVPVERIVETAKPRNVEILNVRKVKSRSPGVWHMAVDAKID
- the mtnA gene encoding S-methyl-5-thioribose-1-phosphate isomerase yields the protein MKTMYWKDNKLFLIDQTLLPDQIVYHECENYHDVIDAIKTMKVRGAPAIGVSAAFAMALAELAGENMETAAKEIKAARPTAVNLFWAVDRVLNADSALDEAMLMYDEDVETNRKIGKYGASIIDDGDTLLTHCNAGALACVDYGTALGVFRAAKEEGKNINVICDETRPLCQGARLSVFEMQQESIPVRLAVDSAAGHLMQKGMIDKVVIGADRIAKGGVANKIGSLMVALAAKRFDVPFYVAAPKSTFDMENSIFDVEIEERDPEEVIYFGSTRVAPEGTEVENPAFDIVPSDLITGIITEEGILKPF
- the dph5 gene encoding diphthine synthase, producing MIYFIGLGLYHETDISLKGLIALKQVDHIYAEFYTAKLFGGNIKNLEELVGQEIQVLTREEVEEGNIPIQKAEVDDVAFLIAGDPLIATTHSEMLIQARKMGIKTNVIHASSILSAAPGIAGLQAYKFGKVTTVPFTEKNYFPHSPYMAIKANMESNLHTLVLLDIRAHEDRYMTANQALEYLLQVESIKNENVTTEDSVAVVVARAGSDEPVVKADKIKNLINQDFGGPLHCLMIPADLHFMEAEALVELADAPKELFEDID
- a CDS encoding ABC transporter ATP-binding protein; translation: MDYMIEAIDLTKKFDDLTAVDGLNIKIRKGEVFGFLGPNGAGKTTSIRMMVGLLKPTSGTILIDGTDIKQIEKGKIGICPQELMLWEHLTCKESLSLMADMFEVPKDVKDQRIHELLKDLFLTDKANTVVSNLSGGMKRRLNLALSVVHEPDVVVLDEPSEGLDPQSRRVLWNYIRSMRDVQGKTVILTTHLMDEADSLSDRIGIVDHGKLIRLDTPENLKKEIGEGDIVDVKLSDPSKNLELIKEFKEIQDIISVVETDGRINIRALDAVSKLPQIMKLVEKLDLRVDDLSVRQNTLEDVFIDLTGTGLRE
- a CDS encoding class I SAM-dependent methyltransferase: MSEENVHRHHGKTSRDILGAEEILDVINLKSGDKFLDAGCGDGYVSIEASKLVGSNGKIFALDVYPESIEGVAKEVKEKGIENLEPILADVTDSIPLDDDSVDAVLMSNVLHGFGDEELETVLKNINRVIKKDGKFAVVEFRKVQGERGPPFDVRLHPSDVSQILSKHGYKVVKSQEIATLHYIVVGQKTD
- a CDS encoding radical SAM protein, with protein sequence MNESRFAHITKVHPCFNEKMHDKVGRIHVPIAPKCNIQCNFCTREINKCEQRPGVASRVMTVDQAVEHVRKVTTEMPIAVVGVAGPGDALFNEETFEFFKRMDEEFPDLIKCMSTNGLLLPEKADEIAALHINTVTVTVNAIDPEIGTQIYSNVYFDKKLYKGEEGFNVLVKNQLEGIKKLAENGVVVKVNSVLIPGVNDKHILDIARKVKEQGASLMNVIPLIPMHKFKDTPKPDCAALSEVRDAVEEIIPVFRACTQCRADAYGVPGKEDKHLDMTPASHF
- a CDS encoding ABC transporter permease, translated to MKFTSIAVKDFKELIRDKRGLFFILLFPIFFMMIFGFAFGGMGQENTPHNIAIVNYDEGTIIPTGENFNFGNNLTNLIKETSYDNSDVKLFNVTETSETQADSLLKQRTIDAELIIPSNFSASMASQIANSTGLTANINNTVSSPIIRGDEGYSNFFASESALSTVITGYQTGTVTYYKNQIAGTPGAEPVKYVNITVQGISGTQSFTQFDFLAPGMMVFAILLLATTIAAILTREVESGTLERLKMSKMRSFDLLFGGLIPWSLVAGAQVVILLIVAVLLGLHWQGGINSVILATIIGIIGGVASIALAMIIASFAKNDRQAANLGTLIVVPISFLVGAFFPLPQVFISVLGHSFQVYELIPWTHTLNALRGVLLYGEGFNAVAVQIELSLVLTVILFIIGVFLYSRTRLRADS
- a CDS encoding methanogenesis marker 17 protein; amino-acid sequence: MKVECYDQNGAEVYEMIVKHILQEVQVSRSIGDMRVYVDPREPLFIIVVKLENASPPILIEDMAELEYNKSGNEMFIKIIDENYLPDLLKKLWETEGRNKVHQPNRFEVIVDDPKTEIPGMIVLDPRDDLKEKIYDAIFRIIPEGFRVIDHRSEGNIIALTCTDEMMKDEWIKKTEEIVAEVKNE
- a CDS encoding methanogenesis marker 15 protein, translated to MVKIAQISCGTDYSGVQKEIEKAAETFGAEIIIPEADLDYIDEAYEKFGFNAASTGIRLMIARATSIVEGKTDADAVFIATCFRCAEGALVRNEVRRFIQNNTNLPVVTYSFTERTKADELFIRMEALSTIVARKSLLAREKQEGLTLGIDSGSSTTKAVLMENNKVIGTGWLPTADVLETANIATNQALEGLDYKLDDIEGIGVTGYGRLRIGHQLNAQLIQEELSVNSKGAVYLAGKQKGEATVLDIGGMDNKVITVNDGIPDNFTMGGICAGASGRFLEMTSRRLGVDISELGPLALKGNYKNAALNSYCIVFGIQDLVTSLAAGGSKEDVAAAACYSVAEQVYEQQLQEIDLREPLIQVGGTSLIGGLVEAVSTVLGGIEVIVPEYSQYIGAVGSALLVSGLGVKK